CCCAAAGGATTAAGCTCAGCAGAGTATTTTGCAAAAGATGTGGAACAGTTCTGGACTGCGAAGAAGTACAACGTGCTTTATGATTTATTCACTCCTGAGTTCAGATCGCAATACACAAAGGATGCTTTTGTATTCCTTGCAGAAGAAGAAGATAAACGCCTAGGAATTCTGAGTGTTAGAGCAGTAAATGTATCTGAAGAGAGCATAACTTTTGAAATTGATCGCAAGCGCTACGTCACGACGACAACAGCAAAACTCATCAAACAAGAAGGAGAGTATTTCTTAGAACCGTTTTACATTTTCAAGGAGTTCAACCCTGAACAGGTGTGTAGGCGCGTAGCAGATGATATTACCTACGCGCAGTGCGGAGTTGATCCAAAAAGAGGAAAAGATCAATGCGAACATGATACCTACTTCAAATGCTTGTATGACTACGCGATTTCAAATAATGAGCCTGCATATTGCGATCAAACAGGATATCTAAAGGCATCTTGTTTTGAACACTTTGATATCAAAATCTCACAAAACGAGAAAAGAGAAAGTTGTGCATCACATTACAAGGAGAGTGATGCTATGCGTTGCCTTTCTGATTTCGCAGTCGCAGAAGATGATGTGTCGTACTGTGATGCAATCCCTTATGATGAGCTTAGAGCGCGTTGCGTAGGAAAACTCGCAGCAAAGCGAGATGAAATATCCTTATGTACAACGTACCTCAAACAAGAAATTTATTCAGAACTCAAATTGCTTGCTTGTTTTACAGAATATGCAAGCATAACAAAAGATGACTCATATTGTCAGCTTATAGATCCTGATAATAACCCCAAACTTGGCGCTCTAGCAGAAGAATGCTCAAAATACGCGTTAGGATTCGCATAGAGGAGACGAGTATATTTTTTCCAATTCTAAGAGGCGCATCTCATCTTTCATATATTCTTGCATGACTAATTCTTTGAGCTTAGTAGGCGGAAGGGCTTTGACTACACTTCCTTCTTTTACAACAAGACCTTTGTTCATTAAGTTCTCAATTACTTGGTAGAGGGATGTGCGATAAAGACGTGTAGATTTTGCAAGTCGTACAATAGTTTGCGGTCCCTTGCACACGAGAACTTCATACGTAATTTGTTCACCTCTGGTTAAACACCTCATACGCTAACGGTGTTTTTCTCTTTAAAGAGTGTTTTGTTGTAATGCTTGAAACTTTTTTGATGTGTATTGAAAGATTTACGCCTTAATTGAATACAAAAAGAGAAAGGGAAATAATTAAAGAGATGTTTTTACGCCTTAAGCTTGTCGTCCCACTCGCCACTATTGAGACGCTCAATAGCATCATGTGCTTTAACACCTTCAATCCATACACCCATGGACTGACAGGTTCCCATGATCTCCTTTGCTTTTTCTTTAAGATCTTTTCCAAGAAGAGCATCTTCCTTCATGCGAGTAATTTTAATGACTTGATCAATGCTAAGCTCTCCTGCCTTGTCCGTTTTTGGGTTTCCAGCTCCTTTTTCAATTCCACATTCCTTTTTGATCAGAGCAGAAGCGGGAGGT
Above is a window of Candidatus Woesearchaeota archaeon DNA encoding:
- a CDS encoding 50S ribosomal protein L11, whose amino-acid sequence is MAKQSVDVLIEGGKATAAPPLGPALGPMGVNIGQVVAEINKKTADYKGMQVPVKVTVDDETKEFEITIGTPPASALIKKECGIEKGAGNPKTDKAGELSIDQVIKITRMKEDALLGKDLKEKAKEIMGTCQSMGVWIEGVKAHDAIERLNSGEWDDKLKA